In Paenibacillus ihbetae, the following are encoded in one genomic region:
- a CDS encoding response regulator transcription factor, with the protein MDNTRILIVDDEPSIVKMLQMVLRKEGFNRIYTAASCKKALHEIAAHGADFVLLDVMLPDGTGFDLCPQLRAYGSPHILFLTAKASDLDVLTGFAMGGDDYVTKPFNPLEIAARIKARLRRGGIGTNAAAGPAVIRSSWDFGRFKVDEAAGELMVLGEPVPCPAQVFQLLLYFCKHPGVVFSKSQLYEAVWGIDGMGEDNTVMVHIRRIRERIEEDPSNPQYLLTVRGLGYKLVKESGR; encoded by the coding sequence ATGGACAATACACGAATTTTAATAGTTGATGATGAGCCTTCGATCGTGAAAATGCTCCAGATGGTGCTGCGCAAAGAAGGCTTCAACCGGATATACACGGCCGCCAGCTGCAAGAAGGCGCTTCATGAAATCGCTGCGCACGGTGCCGACTTCGTGCTGCTGGACGTCATGCTGCCCGACGGCACGGGCTTTGATCTGTGTCCTCAGCTGCGCGCCTACGGTAGTCCGCACATTCTGTTTCTGACGGCCAAGGCTTCGGATCTTGACGTGCTCACCGGCTTTGCCATGGGCGGGGACGATTATGTGACCAAGCCGTTTAATCCGCTGGAGATTGCGGCCCGGATCAAAGCGCGGCTGCGGCGCGGCGGCATCGGAACGAATGCGGCGGCCGGTCCGGCCGTCATTCGAAGCTCCTGGGATTTCGGCCGGTTTAAGGTGGATGAGGCTGCCGGCGAGCTGATGGTCCTCGGGGAACCGGTGCCGTGTCCGGCGCAGGTGTTCCAGCTGCTGCTGTATTTTTGCAAGCATCCCGGCGTCGTCTTCTCCAAATCCCAGCTGTACGAAGCGGTATGGGGCATTGACGGCATGGGCGAGGACAATACCGTGATGGTGCATATCCGGCGCATCCGGGAGCGGATCGAGGAGGATCCGAGCAACCCGCAGTATCTGCTTACGGTTCGGGGACTCGGCTATAAACTCGTCAAGGAGAGCGGCCGATGA
- a CDS encoding sensor histidine kinase yields the protein MRLRRRLAFHFTYQLIAFSAFMFCFIIVLMFILISHISNEEIKRNFPAGVLDSIVGETITEKGSVQLEEHWKVLLQERGMWLQVVDMEGNVIHSTNTPSDVPSQYSVSTLLAIKEERRLGNYTMDWQMDLFYEEPLLFLAGRVDEGSDQLLDWVAAYEKNGLIDPEFERELQGKLGGAGGYLHIIDGEGRIVQSLGEGAGDKSEYHPLEIIAMQEQPGTYSTHIAVYRDKISGNTWIYHTPQDEALGKRPMMTELIRIALWAMLSVLLLSLAIAIWHGYRYSRPLLLFTGWFERMGSGAYEEVLTPKDRKRVFRKNGKLRMRYKLYKEVIHSFYRMAEQLAEAERERERLERNREEWMSGISHDLRTPLSSIQGYGYMLESAPNDWSAEELREMGTVIREKGDYMLELIDDFSLVFRLKSTIRPQELIPLDLNELVRRCVLKYVNDATLNEATFTYIGGETPLLVNGNAKWLQRLMDNLIINAVKHNPEGVKIEVRVESRPGGAAIIVADQGIGMDEETKANLFERYYRGTNTEESVDGSGLGMSIAKAIVEAHAGKVGIWSELGRGTTITVLLPEAGQGDGEPSVARQGFEREMIAGSGKERAL from the coding sequence ATGAGACTGCGAAGAAGGCTTGCCTTTCATTTTACCTATCAATTGATTGCATTCTCGGCGTTCATGTTCTGTTTTATTATCGTGCTGATGTTTATCCTTATCAGCCATATCAGCAACGAGGAGATTAAGCGGAATTTCCCGGCAGGGGTGCTGGACAGCATCGTCGGGGAGACGATTACGGAGAAGGGAAGCGTTCAGCTGGAGGAGCACTGGAAGGTGCTGCTGCAGGAGAGGGGCATGTGGCTTCAGGTCGTCGACATGGAAGGGAACGTCATCCATTCCACGAATACGCCTTCGGATGTTCCAAGCCAGTACTCCGTCAGCACGCTGCTGGCCATTAAGGAAGAGCGGAGGCTCGGCAATTATACGATGGACTGGCAGATGGACCTGTTCTACGAAGAACCGCTCTTGTTCCTGGCGGGGCGGGTTGATGAGGGCTCGGACCAGCTTCTGGACTGGGTGGCCGCTTATGAGAAGAACGGGCTTATCGACCCTGAATTTGAAAGGGAGCTGCAAGGGAAGCTTGGCGGCGCAGGCGGCTACCTCCATATCATTGACGGGGAAGGCCGCATCGTCCAGTCGCTCGGGGAAGGCGCAGGGGACAAGTCCGAGTACCACCCGCTGGAGATCATCGCCATGCAGGAGCAGCCGGGTACTTATTCGACGCATATTGCCGTATATCGGGACAAGATCAGCGGCAATACCTGGATCTACCATACCCCGCAGGATGAAGCGCTGGGGAAACGGCCGATGATGACCGAGCTGATTCGCATCGCCCTGTGGGCGATGCTGAGCGTGCTGCTTCTCTCGCTCGCCATTGCGATCTGGCACGGTTACCGATACAGCCGCCCGCTGCTGCTCTTCACCGGCTGGTTCGAGCGAATGGGCAGCGGAGCTTATGAAGAGGTGCTGACGCCGAAAGACCGCAAACGGGTCTTCCGCAAGAACGGCAAGCTTCGCATGCGATATAAGCTGTACAAGGAAGTAATCCATTCCTTTTACCGGATGGCCGAGCAGCTGGCAGAGGCTGAACGGGAACGCGAACGTCTGGAACGGAACCGGGAGGAATGGATGTCGGGGATATCGCATGATCTGCGCACCCCGCTCTCCTCCATTCAGGGCTACGGTTACATGCTGGAAAGCGCTCCGAATGATTGGAGTGCGGAGGAGCTGCGGGAGATGGGCACCGTCATCCGGGAAAAAGGAGATTATATGCTGGAACTGATCGACGATTTCTCGCTCGTGTTCCGCCTCAAGAGCACGATCCGCCCGCAGGAGCTGATCCCGCTTGATCTGAATGAGCTGGTCCGCCGCTGTGTGCTGAAATACGTGAACGATGCCACGCTGAATGAAGCGACCTTTACCTATATTGGCGGGGAAACGCCGCTGCTCGTAAACGGTAATGCGAAGTGGCTGCAGCGCCTCATGGATAACCTGATTATCAATGCGGTCAAGCATAATCCGGAAGGGGTCAAGATCGAGGTGCGGGTCGAGAGCCGGCCTGGCGGTGCCGCAATCATTGTCGCGGATCAAGGCATCGGCATGGACGAGGAGACGAAGGCTAACCTGTTCGAGCGGTATTACCGCGGAACGAACACGGAGGAAAGCGTGGACGGCTCGGGTCTCGGGATGAGCATTGCGAAGGCCATCGTGGAGGCCCATGCAGGCAAGGTAGGCATCTGGTCCGAGCTGGGTCGGGGCACGACGATCACCGTACTGCTGCCCGAGGCTGGGCAGGGAGACGGTGAGCCGTCCGTTGCCCGGCAAGGATTCGAGCGAGAAATGATAGCGGGCTCCGGTAAAGAACGAGCTCTATAG
- a CDS encoding YciI family protein, whose amino-acid sequence MRFMMIVKATEDSEAGVLPSKEQLDAMMRYNMELARAGVLLAADGLHPSSGAIRISYPEPGGKPKVTDGPFTEAKELIAGYTLIEVKSREEAIEWAMRMPDPHGYGSGQIELRQVFEPTELTEDPESQAQQYEMREHIERQKR is encoded by the coding sequence ATGAGATTTATGATGATTGTAAAAGCAACCGAGGATTCCGAGGCGGGTGTGCTGCCGAGCAAGGAGCAGCTTGACGCCATGATGAGGTATAACATGGAGCTGGCCCGCGCCGGCGTGCTGCTCGCGGCGGACGGCCTGCATCCAAGCTCAGGCGCGATCCGGATCTCGTACCCGGAGCCTGGCGGGAAACCGAAGGTTACGGACGGGCCCTTCACCGAGGCCAAGGAGCTGATCGCCGGCTATACGCTGATCGAAGTGAAATCGCGGGAAGAGGCGATCGAGTGGGCGATGCGCATGCCGGACCCCCACGGATACGGCTCGGGGCAGATTGAGCTTCGGCAGGTGTTCGAGCCGACCGAATTGACGGAGGATCCGGAATCCCAGGCCCAGCAATATGAGATGCGAGAGCATATCGAGCGGCAGAAGCGATAG
- a CDS encoding DUF418 domain-containing protein, producing the protein MSTHKRSTAVDAIRGLSLAGILMANMLIFQYGMFGKDELHFFQPSALDTISHNILKVFVEGSFMPIFTFLFGYSMVMMRESLTAKGLKYGRSFSRRSVLLIGLGLLHSTFIWEGDILLFYGGIGFFLLLFVKRKARTLLIWGIILLALMTALGYGSMEPTPEDASRMEAYVTKSIEVYGSGSFGEIMDFRSNEEMPINLPDWLMLLVVLIAPLMSAPMFLFGMAAAKRRRFLHPSMEIRLYIRWALLIPVGLALKTAGVMLGTTHEWNGIFMMLGGPLLALGYIYLFASLYAFSSRQSVVIRAFEAVGRMSLTNYLTQSVVCVFIFYGFGLGLFGKLGVLQGALLAIGIYAVLAVGSLLWLKRFRSGPVERLLRIGTYWSWSGRPKTKTGPVPAAPAADAPGEGPAAT; encoded by the coding sequence GTGAGTACACATAAACGTTCAACGGCCGTGGACGCGATTCGCGGGTTAAGCCTGGCGGGCATTCTGATGGCCAATATGCTTATTTTTCAATACGGCATGTTCGGAAAGGATGAGCTGCATTTCTTCCAGCCCTCCGCGCTGGATACGATCAGCCACAATATCCTGAAGGTATTCGTGGAAGGCAGCTTCATGCCGATCTTTACCTTCCTGTTCGGCTACAGCATGGTGATGATGAGGGAGAGCCTTACAGCCAAAGGCCTGAAATACGGACGCAGCTTCTCCCGCCGCTCGGTGCTGCTGATCGGGCTCGGCCTGCTGCACTCGACCTTTATTTGGGAAGGCGACATTCTATTGTTCTATGGGGGAATCGGCTTCTTTCTGCTCCTGTTCGTGAAACGCAAGGCGAGGACGCTGCTCATCTGGGGAATTATTCTGCTGGCCCTCATGACGGCCCTTGGATACGGCTCCATGGAACCGACCCCGGAGGACGCCTCCCGAATGGAAGCCTATGTGACCAAATCAATCGAGGTGTACGGCAGCGGCAGCTTTGGTGAAATCATGGATTTTCGGTCGAACGAGGAGATGCCGATCAACCTGCCGGATTGGCTGATGCTCCTTGTGGTCCTGATCGCTCCGCTTATGAGCGCCCCGATGTTCCTGTTCGGCATGGCGGCGGCCAAACGGCGACGCTTCCTTCATCCGTCCATGGAAATCCGGCTGTATATCCGGTGGGCGCTGCTCATTCCCGTCGGCCTTGCGCTGAAGACCGCCGGCGTAATGCTGGGAACGACGCATGAATGGAACGGCATCTTCATGATGCTTGGCGGCCCGCTGCTGGCTCTGGGGTATATTTACTTGTTTGCTTCGCTATACGCCTTCTCATCAAGGCAATCGGTCGTGATCCGGGCATTCGAGGCGGTAGGCCGCATGTCGCTGACCAACTATTTGACGCAGAGCGTCGTCTGCGTGTTCATCTTCTACGGATTCGGACTCGGCTTGTTCGGCAAGCTCGGCGTGCTGCAAGGGGCGCTGTTGGCGATCGGCATCTATGCGGTGCTCGCAGTAGGCAGTCTGCTGTGGCTGAAGCGGTTCCGCAGCGGTCCCGTGGAGAGGCTGCTCCGGATCGGCACCTATTGGTCCTGGAGCGGGCGGCCCAAGACCAAGACTGGACCGGTTCCGGCAGCTCCGGCCGCCGATGCGCCGGGCGAGGGGCCGGCGGCAACGTAA
- a CDS encoding RNA polymerase sigma factor: MDTHRTIDAIWRIESSRIIAHLTRMVRDIGLAEDLAQDALVAALERWPETGMPENPGGWLMTVAKRKALDMLRRNKLRDRKYELIGREQEPWADSEPDVPEAGEVGDDLLRLIFMTCHPVLSPEARVALTLRLLGGLTTAEIAHAYLTSEATVAQRIVRAKRTLSATRVAFEIPQGPELKPRLSSVLEVIYLMFNEGYAATSGSQWIRPLLCQEALRIGRILAEIAPAEPEVHGLVALMEFQASRFKARVDHRGEPVLLMDQNRGLWDYLLIRRGFAALERVEQLGGMTGPYAIQAAISACHAGASKAEDTDWIRISALYEALAQVSPSPIVELNRAVALSMAFGPEIGLEIVDILQAEPSLKEYHLLPSVRGDLLFKLGRLDEACQEFKRAASLTDNQREKQLLLSRAAECASGGV; the protein is encoded by the coding sequence ATGGATACTCATCGTACGATTGATGCCATTTGGAGAATTGAATCCTCCCGCATCATTGCCCATTTGACTCGAATGGTGCGCGATATCGGACTGGCGGAGGACCTGGCGCAGGACGCGCTCGTGGCCGCGCTGGAACGGTGGCCGGAGACGGGAATGCCGGAGAACCCGGGCGGCTGGCTGATGACGGTGGCCAAGCGCAAAGCGCTGGACATGCTTCGCCGGAATAAGCTGCGCGATCGGAAGTATGAGCTGATTGGCCGGGAGCAGGAGCCGTGGGCCGATTCCGAGCCGGATGTGCCGGAAGCCGGCGAGGTGGGGGATGATCTGCTGCGGCTGATCTTCATGACGTGCCACCCGGTCCTCTCGCCGGAGGCGCGGGTCGCCCTGACCCTGCGCCTTCTCGGAGGGCTCACGACGGCCGAGATTGCGCATGCATACCTGACTTCCGAGGCAACCGTCGCGCAGCGGATCGTCCGTGCCAAGCGTACGCTGTCCGCGACCCGGGTGGCGTTTGAAATTCCGCAAGGCCCGGAGCTAAAACCGCGGCTTTCGTCGGTGCTTGAGGTCATCTATTTAATGTTCAACGAAGGATATGCAGCGACATCGGGCAGCCAGTGGATTCGTCCGCTGCTGTGCCAGGAGGCGCTTCGCATCGGACGAATTCTGGCCGAGATTGCGCCGGCGGAGCCGGAGGTCCACGGCTTGGTGGCGTTAATGGAGTTCCAGGCATCCCGCTTCAAGGCCCGGGTGGACCATCGCGGCGAGCCGGTTCTGCTCATGGATCAGAACCGGGGATTGTGGGACTACCTGCTTATTCGGCGTGGGTTTGCCGCGCTGGAGCGGGTGGAGCAGCTGGGCGGCATGACCGGCCCGTATGCGATCCAGGCCGCGATCTCCGCCTGCCATGCGGGTGCGTCGAAGGCCGAGGATACCGACTGGATCCGGATCTCAGCCTTGTATGAGGCGCTCGCTCAGGTTTCCCCATCCCCGATTGTGGAATTGAACCGGGCGGTCGCGCTTTCCATGGCGTTCGGGCCGGAGATCGGGCTTGAGATCGTGGACATTTTACAAGCCGAGCCGTCTTTGAAAGAGTATCACCTGCTGCCCAGCGTCAGGGGAGATCTGCTGTTCAAGCTGGGGCGGCTGGATGAGGCATGCCAGGAATTCAAGCGAGCCGCTTCGTTGACCGATAACCAGCGGGAGAAGCAGTTATTGCTTAGCCGTGCCGCGGAATGCGCGTCAGGCGGCGTATAA
- a CDS encoding DUF1801 domain-containing protein yields MNLNQEVSDYIEALSDAWKIELSVKLRELVHETIPDVQERMQYKKPHFLKNGKYAAVISVAKSAVSFTIFNADGLAWSEDTFDGPPERKTMKVAQGQDVDWQALSSLLKQASASL; encoded by the coding sequence ATGAACCTAAACCAAGAAGTGTCCGATTACATCGAAGCATTGAGCGATGCCTGGAAGATCGAGCTGAGCGTGAAGCTCAGGGAGCTTGTGCACGAGACGATCCCGGACGTTCAGGAGCGGATGCAGTACAAAAAGCCGCATTTCTTGAAAAACGGAAAATATGCGGCGGTGATCAGCGTTGCCAAAAGCGCGGTGAGCTTTACGATTTTTAACGCGGATGGATTGGCATGGTCGGAGGATACGTTCGATGGCCCGCCGGAGCGGAAAACGATGAAGGTCGCCCAGGGGCAGGATGTGGATTGGCAGGCGCTTTCATCCCTGCTGAAGCAGGCTTCCGCAAGCCTGTAG
- a CDS encoding lipoate--protein ligase family protein, which produces MNTPLSLQYQPILLLDRTNDLNSDDVLLHFALDELLCRQAGGGGPAVCHLWRHPGAFVLGARDSRLPQAPEGEAWLRSLGYDTAVRHSGGAAVPLDPGVVNVSLIVPFQSAGPAPDFHQDFELMVALIRQALQGTERQVDTGEIAGAFCPGTFDLSIGGLKFCGIAQRRQRKAFIVQAFVIAEGSGSERARLVRAFYDIAAAGADPKLYPVVEDTSTASLEQLTGIGTGEGAVQRFVDDVREVIRSWQADQDLSEAAVSFAMPEAESIRAMAEQMRQRYQRTE; this is translated from the coding sequence GTGAATACCCCGCTGTCACTGCAATACCAACCGATCCTGCTGCTTGATCGGACCAACGATTTGAATTCAGATGATGTGCTGCTCCATTTTGCATTGGATGAGCTGTTATGCCGGCAGGCTGGAGGCGGCGGTCCTGCCGTGTGTCATTTGTGGCGTCACCCGGGGGCGTTTGTCCTGGGCGCTCGGGACAGCCGTCTTCCGCAAGCGCCGGAAGGGGAAGCCTGGCTCCGGTCCCTCGGCTACGATACCGCCGTCCGCCACTCCGGCGGTGCAGCCGTGCCGCTGGACCCCGGCGTCGTCAATGTATCCCTGATTGTTCCCTTTCAATCGGCCGGCCCGGCACCGGACTTTCATCAGGATTTCGAGCTGATGGTTGCACTGATCCGCCAGGCGCTTCAAGGCACGGAACGGCAAGTGGACACCGGCGAAATCGCAGGCGCCTTCTGCCCGGGGACCTTCGACTTAAGCATCGGCGGGCTTAAATTTTGCGGCATCGCCCAGCGGCGGCAGCGCAAGGCCTTCATCGTCCAGGCTTTCGTTATTGCGGAGGGCTCGGGCAGCGAGCGTGCCCGGCTCGTGCGTGCCTTTTACGATATCGCAGCCGCAGGCGCCGACCCGAAGCTGTACCCGGTCGTGGAGGATACCAGCACCGCCAGTCTGGAGCAGCTGACGGGGATCGGCACGGGCGAAGGCGCCGTACAGCGTTTTGTCGACGATGTGCGGGAGGTGATCCGCAGCTGGCAGGCGGATCAGGATTTAAGCGAAGCCGCCGTCTCATTCGCCATGCCGGAAGCCGAGAGCATCCGCGCAATGGCCGAGCAGATGCGGCAGCGGTATCAGCGAACGGAATAG
- the cysK gene encoding cysteine synthase A, whose amino-acid sequence MANIFDSVADMIGETPMVRLQRLAPPGAAEIYVKLEKFNPSGSVKDRAAYNLIQTAETKGLLKPGGTIIEPTSGNTGIGLAMIAAAKGYRAILVMPDNMSKERINLLKAYGAEVVLTPSSERMPGSIAKALELREQIPGSFIPQQFENAANPDIHRVTTAPEILQQTQGWLDAFVATAGTGGTVTGTGEELRRHLPDLHIAVVEPKGSPVLSGGQPGRHKLVGTSPGFVPKILNTGIYNEIIQIADEDALQTARDLARKEGILVGPSSGASVFAAMRVAERLGEGKRVVCIAPDTGERYLSMDIF is encoded by the coding sequence ATGGCTAATATTTTTGACAGCGTTGCCGATATGATCGGGGAGACGCCGATGGTAAGGCTTCAGCGTCTCGCTCCGCCAGGAGCTGCCGAGATCTATGTCAAGCTGGAGAAATTCAATCCGTCCGGCAGCGTGAAGGACCGGGCCGCATACAATTTGATTCAAACGGCGGAAACGAAGGGCCTGCTTAAGCCGGGCGGCACCATCATCGAGCCGACCAGCGGAAATACCGGTATCGGGCTTGCCATGATCGCCGCTGCCAAGGGATATCGCGCCATCCTGGTGATGCCGGATAATATGTCCAAGGAACGGATCAATTTGCTAAAGGCATACGGGGCCGAGGTTGTCCTGACGCCGAGCAGCGAGCGCATGCCGGGTTCGATCGCGAAGGCTCTTGAGCTGCGGGAGCAGATTCCCGGGAGCTTTATTCCGCAGCAGTTTGAGAATGCAGCCAATCCGGATATTCATCGCGTCACGACTGCGCCGGAAATCCTGCAGCAGACCCAAGGTTGGCTTGATGCGTTTGTCGCTACCGCGGGTACGGGCGGAACGGTAACGGGCACCGGCGAGGAGCTGCGGAGGCATCTGCCGGACCTGCATATTGCGGTCGTGGAGCCCAAGGGGTCGCCCGTGCTTTCCGGCGGGCAGCCGGGACGGCATAAGCTGGTGGGCACAAGTCCCGGGTTCGTGCCGAAGATTTTGAATACAGGGATTTATAATGAAATTATTCAGATTGCGGACGAGGATGCTCTGCAGACTGCCAGGGACTTGGCCCGCAAAGAAGGGATCCTTGTGGGGCCGTCCTCCGGCGCCTCGGTATTCGCGGCAATGCGTGTTGCCGAGCGGCTGGGCGAAGGCAAGCGGGTCGTCTGTATCGCCCCGGATACGGGCGAACGGTATTTGAGCATGGATATTTTCTGA
- a CDS encoding PhoX family protein, whose product MDRKTFLSYLGTGATALAAASAGLGVLEGKASAMSGTANHLFGFKTNRVSGYFDPIEPTKADELVLPRNFKYDVIAAFDDVINPAGEKFGSGCDYNAFFPINGSNVRGLLVNNHEYSTIFSIGPVKDGKMTAEQIEKNLYYQGMSVIEVYRDEKGVWKMDTSSKHARRINGFTKFDITGPARGIPALKGATTATGTFANCSGGVTLWNTVLSCEENFEETASISGLPETHYGWVVEVDPFDKSFLKKHTALGRFNHENTAMGLAKDGRIVVYMGDDKKDACVYKFISNGKYDKSKGRANSALLEDGTLYVANLKSGKWQPVTLEEVLKAAADAPEVKGKFKSQGDVVTYCQEAARLVGGTPTDRPEDIEISPFDNTVFVCHTNNDNHGNIHGHITRIFEAGNDLAALEFDFEIFAAGGRQSGFSSPDNLAFDSNGDLWVVTDISSSSQNKGVHKSFMNNGLFVIPTSGPDQGKALQFASGPVECELTGPFFSPDEQTLFLSVQHPGENTQDLSKPTSTWPHRSGENMARCAVVAISGFKLD is encoded by the coding sequence ATGGACCGCAAAACCTTCCTTTCTTATCTGGGCACCGGCGCAACCGCGCTTGCAGCTGCTTCCGCCGGCTTAGGCGTTCTGGAGGGCAAAGCTTCCGCGATGTCGGGGACAGCCAATCATCTGTTCGGATTCAAAACAAACCGCGTCAGCGGATATTTCGATCCGATCGAGCCGACCAAAGCCGACGAGCTCGTCCTGCCGAGAAATTTCAAATACGACGTCATTGCCGCATTCGACGACGTGATCAATCCGGCCGGCGAAAAATTCGGCTCCGGCTGCGATTACAACGCCTTTTTCCCGATCAACGGGTCCAACGTCCGCGGTTTGCTGGTCAACAACCATGAATATTCCACCATCTTCTCGATCGGCCCGGTGAAAGACGGCAAAATGACGGCCGAACAAATCGAGAAAAACTTGTATTATCAAGGCATGTCGGTGATCGAGGTGTACCGCGACGAGAAGGGGGTATGGAAGATGGACACATCCTCCAAGCATGCCCGCCGCATTAACGGTTTCACCAAATTCGACATTACCGGCCCGGCGCGCGGCATTCCGGCGCTGAAGGGTGCAACGACGGCAACCGGCACGTTCGCCAACTGCTCCGGAGGCGTAACCCTGTGGAATACGGTGCTGTCCTGCGAAGAGAATTTCGAGGAAACCGCAAGCATCTCGGGGTTGCCGGAAACCCATTACGGCTGGGTCGTCGAGGTCGATCCTTTCGATAAATCCTTCCTTAAAAAGCATACGGCGCTCGGAAGATTCAACCATGAGAATACGGCAATGGGTCTTGCGAAAGACGGCCGGATCGTAGTCTACATGGGCGATGACAAGAAGGATGCCTGCGTTTATAAATTCATCAGCAACGGCAAATACGACAAGAGCAAGGGACGCGCCAACTCCGCCCTGCTGGAGGACGGCACGCTCTACGTAGCCAACCTGAAATCCGGCAAATGGCAGCCAGTCACGCTGGAAGAGGTGCTGAAGGCGGCAGCCGATGCACCGGAGGTTAAAGGCAAGTTCAAGTCCCAAGGCGATGTCGTTACGTACTGCCAGGAAGCCGCCCGCCTCGTTGGCGGAACGCCGACGGACCGCCCGGAGGATATCGAAATTTCGCCGTTCGACAACACCGTCTTCGTCTGCCATACGAACAATGACAATCACGGCAATATCCATGGCCATATCACGCGGATCTTCGAAGCCGGGAACGATCTGGCAGCCCTCGAGTTCGATTTTGAAATCTTCGCGGCAGGCGGCCGCCAATCGGGCTTCAGCTCCCCGGACAACCTGGCGTTCGATTCCAACGGCGATCTGTGGGTCGTGACGGATATCTCCAGCAGCAGCCAAAATAAAGGCGTGCATAAATCCTTCATGAATAACGGACTGTTCGTTATTCCAACGAGCGGACCGGATCAAGGCAAAGCGCTGCAGTTCGCCTCCGGCCCGGTGGAATGCGAGCTGACGGGCCCGTTCTTCTCGCCGGACGAGCAGACGCTCTTCTTGTCCGTACAGCATCCGGGCGAGAACACGCAGGATCTGAGCAAGCCGACCAGCACCTGGCCGCACCGCTCGGGCGAGAACATGGCGCGCTGTGCAGTAGTCGCCATCAGCGGCTTCAAGCTGGACTAA
- a CDS encoding DUF4023 family protein, producing the protein MESTHDFVEKMNENAEKARRNKNNGKGTPSDKLPTKQHGTKK; encoded by the coding sequence ATGGAAAGCACCCATGATTTCGTAGAAAAAATGAACGAGAATGCGGAGAAAGCCCGCCGCAACAAAAACAACGGCAAGGGGACGCCAAGCGACAAGCTCCCGACCAAACAGCACGGAACAAAAAAATAG
- a CDS encoding VOC family protein yields the protein MQAQLIPFIISGDARAQAAFYIEAVGGEIHALSTFGDAPGTPESSKDKVMHLSMTLAGGNTLIMTDAFQDAEPSANMGLSLSFDDEEAARTAYRNLSAGGVEKYPFALQPWGNFYYGELVDRFGMTWQLVKQG from the coding sequence ATGCAAGCACAATTGATTCCATTTATTATTTCCGGTGACGCGAGAGCACAGGCCGCGTTCTATATCGAAGCGGTTGGAGGAGAAATCCATGCACTGTCTACCTTTGGAGATGCCCCGGGCACGCCGGAATCGAGCAAGGATAAGGTAATGCACCTGTCGATGACGCTGGCGGGAGGGAACACGTTAATCATGACGGATGCTTTTCAAGATGCGGAGCCGAGCGCCAATATGGGACTATCGCTATCGTTTGATGACGAGGAGGCTGCACGCACCGCTTACCGTAATCTGAGCGCCGGAGGCGTGGAGAAATATCCGTTTGCCCTTCAGCCATGGGGGAATTTCTACTACGGCGAGCTCGTGGACCGCTTCGGCATGACATGGCAGCTGGTGAAGCAGGGCTGA
- a CDS encoding antibiotic biosynthesis monooxygenase — MLVVTNSIKVKPGHGKEIAQRFAEAKGVQEIEGFVRMEVWHEAKEGAEAEELKVSTVWEDEEAFKRWTSSESFRQSHGQGRNENILGASLNKYELLISHTK, encoded by the coding sequence ATGCTGGTTGTGACCAACTCGATTAAAGTGAAGCCCGGCCACGGCAAGGAGATCGCACAGCGATTTGCTGAGGCCAAAGGAGTTCAAGAAATTGAAGGATTCGTGCGGATGGAGGTATGGCATGAAGCCAAGGAAGGCGCTGAGGCCGAGGAACTGAAGGTTTCTACCGTTTGGGAGGATGAGGAAGCATTCAAGCGCTGGACGTCCAGCGAATCGTTCCGCCAATCCCACGGTCAGGGCCGTAACGAGAATATACTCGGCGCTTCCCTCAATAAATACGAGCTGCTGATCAGCCATACCAAGTAA